One region of Camelina sativa cultivar DH55 chromosome 6, Cs, whole genome shotgun sequence genomic DNA includes:
- the LOC104699365 gene encoding uncharacterized protein LOC104699365, whose translation MLRKLVESAGLEVTAVSDWTYEVSKTEGKRYFVDLQNKSCTCNGFQKLMIPCSHALAAARVNGLYVPSLVGKMYYVTVFGDTYAELIYPVPNQGDEDVPVVVLENEFNPPTNPPGPRRRRKRRIPSTGEHVGNKRKRTAAHKCSTCGQPGHNRATCKNAIG comes from the exons ATGCTTCGCAAGCTTGTCGAATCTGCTGGTTTGGAAGTAACTGCAGTTTCAGATTGGACATACGAAGTGAGTAAAACAGAGGGGAAGAGATACTTTGTAGATCTTCAGAATAAGTCATGTACGTGTAATGGCTTTCAGAAGCTGATGATTCCATGCTCTCATGCCCTCGCAGCCGCAAGGGTAAATGGTCTGTACGTTCCTTCCCTAGTAGGGAAAATGTACTATGTGACTGTGTTTGGTGACACCTATGCGGAGCTAATATATCCTGTCCCTAATCAAGGCGACGAAGATGTCCCTGTAGTTGTGTTGGAGAATGAGTTCAACCCTCCTACGAACCCACCAGGTCCAAGAcgcagaaggaaaagaagaatccCGTCAACCGGGGAACATGTG GGGAATAAAAGGAAGAGAACGGCAGCACATAAATGTTCAACATGTGGTCAGCCAGGCCATAATAGAGCGACATGCAAAAACGCGATTGGATAA